The following coding sequences lie in one Danio rerio strain Tuebingen ecotype United States chromosome 25, GRCz12tu, whole genome shotgun sequence genomic window:
- the mhc1lea gene encoding major histocompatibility complex class I-related gene protein produces the protein MKLRNMNNILFFLISLPIAAPKGPHSLMLLATYIKGQTPFPEFSYVLMLDDVSTLYYNGETKTYVPRGNTTAEDDVFETNVLLKISNNIQLSFMEKWVVGTNNINKTHGVLVLQRLVVCDLKDDGEPGKMITRDAFRGSTTDELQYFDKTFTYQGTLNVSDNLLKIHLEASKRNHEYLYQPYCIKTLKGYLKKRTNQVNRKVKPQVRLIQKASDLGWFVVSCLATGFYPRHINLTLLRDGQPVSDHELTGGDLLPNGDGTYQMRKSLEIRAEEREKHKYSCSVKHLSLDNKLDVDLDFDHGEPFKSLIPSVLVVSTLMLVFGVAAAVIARKRRCSDSIKSGYASASTFEESMDMSLK, from the exons ATGAAGCTCAGAAATATGAAcaacattcttttttttctgatttcgCTTCCAATTGCTGCTCCAAAAG gcCCTCACTCTTTAATGTTGCTTGCCACGTACATTAAAGGACAAACACCCTTTCCTGAGTTTAGCTATGTGCTGATGTTGGATGATGTTAGCACTCTTTATTATAATGGTGAAACCAAAACTTACGTTCCAAGAGGAAACACAACAGCTGAAGACGATGTGTTTGAGACAAACGTTCTCCTCAAAATCAGTAATAACATTCAGTTATCTTTCATGGAGAAATGGGTCGTAGgaacaaacaatataaataaaactcatG GAGTTCTTGTTCTTCAGAGGCTGGTTGTTTGTGATCTTAAAGATGATGGTGAACCAGGAAAAATGATCACACGAGATGCTTTCAGAGGATCTACCACAGATGAATTGCAATATTTTGACAAGACGTTTACATACCAGGGTACTTTAAATGTCTCGGATAACCTGCTAAAAATCCATCTTGAAGCCAGCAAGAGGAATCATGAATATTTATACCAACCCTACTGCATTAAAACACTCAAGGGTTACCTTAAAAAACGGACGAATCAAGTCAACAGAAAAG TTAAGCCTCAAGTCAGACTCATTCAGAAAGCCTCAGATCTTGGATGGTTTGTTGTGAGTTGTTTGGCGACAGGATTTTACCCTCGTCACATCAACCTGACCCTGTTGAGAGATGGACAGCCTGTATCTGATCATGAGCTCACTGGAGGAGATCTGCTGCCCAATGGAGACGGGACGTACCAGATGAGGAAGAGTCTGGAGATCAGagcagaagagagagagaaacacaaatactcctgctctgttaaacacctcAGTCTAGACAATAAACTAGATGTTGATTTGG ACTTTGATCATGGTGAACCATTTAAATCACTGATTCCTTCAGTTCTGGTGGTTTCAACTCTTATGTTGGTGTTTGGAGTTGCAGCTGCTGTAATTGCAAGGAAAAGACGATGTTCAG ATTCCATTAAGAGTGGATATGCTTCTGCTTCAA cattTGAGGAGAGTATGGACATGTCACTCAAATGA